The Candidatus Hydrogenedentota bacterium genome includes a window with the following:
- a CDS encoding sugar phosphate isomerase/epimerase has product MFFSGISDEAGQPIGVQIKAHKQLGWNHLELRMIDGTNITQISDDTFDAVCEALEAAKMNVSCFGSAIANWARPITCDPQLDISDLQRAIPRMKTLGTPFIRVMSYPNDQNNPVEESAWRNEAIARMKTLAKIAEDGGITLAHENCSGWGGLSADNSNILLGEVNSPALKVVYDTGNPVSYKQDAWEYYQKVREHIVYVHIKDANIVDGEPVYCYCGEGQGFVRETIADLLARGYDGGFSIEPHLAAVIHTGETTSDKELLYNSYTEYGRRLMAIVDEAKAAT; this is encoded by the coding sequence ATGTTCTTTTCCGGTATCAGCGACGAAGCCGGACAGCCTATCGGCGTCCAGATCAAGGCCCACAAGCAACTCGGGTGGAACCACCTCGAACTCCGGATGATCGACGGCACCAATATCACCCAGATCTCGGACGATACCTTCGACGCCGTCTGCGAGGCGCTCGAAGCCGCAAAAATGAACGTCTCCTGCTTCGGCAGCGCCATCGCCAACTGGGCACGCCCCATTACGTGCGACCCCCAGCTCGATATCAGCGACCTCCAGCGCGCCATACCACGCATGAAGACCCTCGGGACCCCCTTCATCCGCGTCATGAGCTATCCCAACGACCAGAATAACCCCGTCGAGGAATCCGCCTGGCGCAACGAGGCCATCGCGCGCATGAAAACCCTGGCCAAAATAGCGGAGGACGGCGGAATCACCCTCGCCCACGAGAATTGCAGCGGCTGGGGCGGCCTTTCCGCTGACAACAGCAACATCCTCCTCGGCGAGGTGAACAGCCCCGCGCTCAAGGTCGTCTACGACACCGGAAACCCCGTCAGCTACAAGCAGGACGCCTGGGAGTACTACCAGAAAGTCCGCGAGCACATCGTCTACGTCCACATCAAGGACGCCAACATCGTGGACGGCGAGCCGGTCTACTGCTATTGCGGAGAAGGCCAGGGATTCGTCCGAGAAACCATCGCCGACCTGCTGGCGCGCGGATACGACGGCGGGTTCTCCATCGAACCCCACCTCGCCGCCGTCATCCACACCGGCGAAACCACCAGCGACAAGGAGTTGCTCTACAACTCCTACACCGAATATGGACGCCGGCTCATGGCCATCGTGGACGAAGCCAAAGCAGCAACCTGA
- a CDS encoding DJ-1/PfpI family protein yields the protein MPKVLVPLAQGCEELEAVTIIDLLRRANFEVVTTGLDTAHVVASRGVVLVPDTDLESAAELDDLDMIVLPGGLPGADNLAGSTVLTALLKRMHAEGKYIAAICAAPRVLAKLGILDGKTVTAYPGFINAEDFPEVRCTGGRVERDGNVITSRGPGTAMDFALTLIEILGGEKTRHTVETGLVR from the coding sequence ATGCCCAAAGTACTCGTCCCCCTCGCACAGGGCTGCGAGGAACTCGAAGCGGTCACCATTATCGACCTGCTCCGCCGCGCAAACTTCGAAGTCGTCACCACCGGCCTGGACACCGCGCACGTCGTCGCCAGCCGGGGCGTCGTCCTCGTTCCCGACACCGACCTCGAGAGCGCCGCCGAATTGGACGACCTCGACATGATCGTCCTCCCCGGAGGGCTCCCCGGAGCCGATAACCTCGCCGGTTCCACCGTGCTGACCGCCCTGCTAAAGCGCATGCACGCCGAGGGCAAATATATCGCCGCCATTTGCGCCGCCCCGCGCGTGCTCGCCAAGCTCGGCATACTCGACGGAAAGACCGTCACCGCCTATCCCGGCTTTATCAACGCCGAAGACTTCCCGGAGGTCCGCTGCACCGGCGGGCGCGTCGAGCGCGACGGTAACGTCATCACCTCCCGGGGTCCCGGCACTGCTATGGACTTCGCCCTGACCCTCATCGAAATCCTCGGCGGCGAAAAAACCCGCCATACCGTCGAGACCGGGCTGGTCCGCTGA